From a region of the Eubalaena glacialis isolate mEubGla1 unplaced genomic scaffold, mEubGla1.1.hap2.+ XY H_2, whole genome shotgun sequence genome:
- the LOC133082983 gene encoding LOW QUALITY PROTEIN: acyl-CoA wax alcohol acyltransferase 2-like (The sequence of the model RefSeq protein was modified relative to this genomic sequence to represent the inferred CDS: deleted 2 bases in 1 codon; substituted 2 bases at 2 genomic stop codons) gives MPLPSKKDLKTALEVFALFQWALSTLVIVSSVILVNLYLVVFTPYWPVTVLMLTWLAFDWKTPERGVCRFTXVRHWCVWKQYCDYFSLKLLKTYDLTPSFNYILPCHPHGLMSHSRFGHFATKKSGFSKIFPGITPYSLTLGTFFWGPFLREYVMSTGPCSVSQSSMDFLLTHRGTSNMLIVVVSGLAECRYSLPGSTTLVLKNRNCFVRTALQHGVALILAYAFGETELYNQQIFTPGGFINHFQKXFQSMVHIYPCAFYKRELLGNSWDLLPYARPVTTIVRKSLPLPKIENLIKEIVTKYHVVYIYALHKLFDKHKTKFGFSETQELVLT, from the exons TAAGCAGTGTGATCCTTGTCAACCTCTACCTGGTAGTGTTCACGCCATACTGGCCTGTCACTGTGCTCATGCTCACCTGGCTGGCTTTTGACTGGAAAACCCCTGAGCGAG GAGTCTGCCGGTTTACCTGAGTAAGACACTGGTGCGTGTGGAAACAGTACTGCGATTACTTCTCACTCAAG CTTTTGAAGACTTACGATCTCACCCCCAGCTTCAACTACATCCTCCCCTGCCATCCTCATGGGCTCATGTCCCACTCACGCTTTGGCCACTTTGCCACAAAGAAGTCAGGCTTCTCCAAGATCTTTCCTGGCATCACTCCTTATAGCCTCACACTGGGGACCTTTTTCTGGGGGCCTTTCCTCAGAGAATATGTCATGTCTACAG GGCCCTGCTCTGTGAGCCAGTCCTCCATGGACTTCCTGCTTACCCATAGAGGCACAAGCAACATGCTGATTGTGGTGGTCAGTGGCCTGGCTGAGTGCAGATACAGCCTGCCAGGATCTACCACCTTGGTCTTGAAGAACCGCAATTGCTTTGTACGCACAGCTCTTCAGCATGG GGTGGCTCTAATCCTTGCCTATGCCTTTGGGGAGACAGAACTCTACAATCAGCAGATTTTCACTCCCGGGGGCTTCATTAATCACTTCCAAAAGTGATTCCAGAGTATGGTACACATCTACCCTTGTGCTTTCTAC AAGAGAGAACTTCTGGGGAACTCCTGGGACCTTCTGCCCTACGCTCGGCCTGTAACCACCATTG TCAGGAAGTCTCTACCACTGCCCAAGATTGAGAACCTGATCAAGGAGATTGTGACAAAATACCACGTGGTCTATATCTATGCCCTGCACAAACTGTTTGACAAGCACAAGACCAAGTTTGGCTTCTCAGAGACCCAGGAGCTGGTGCTAACTTGA